In the Primulina tabacum isolate GXHZ01 chromosome 15, ASM2559414v2, whole genome shotgun sequence genome, CAGGGGTTTTCTGTTGAACTTCAACCATTAGAGGTTACCCGATCCTTTTGACAACAGAATCGCATGCCATATTATCTCCttacttcaaattttttttgctGTTCTTATGAACTCACACAGGTTTATTCTTCCGGTATCCCTCATAGCAATCAATGATGTAGCTGCATATTTCTTTGGCTTCTTCTTTGGTAGAACACCATTAATCAAACTATCCCCGAAGAAGACATGGGAGGGATTTATCGGAGCATCTATGACTACCATAATTTCTGCATTTCTTGTAAACACTTTAATCCAATTTAACTTGTCAGATCGAACTTTCTGGTTACATCTTGTATAAATTTCTGATAGCATGCCTACTGTTAAATATGTGTAAAAAGTGTGTATGTTTAGAAATTTAACGTGTTCCTCACAGCTTGCAAATATTTTGGGACGGTTTCCGTGGATGACACGTCCAAGAAAGGTAACTTTTGTTACCGGAAAGATTATAACAAACCAAAACATAATATGAAATTCTGTTTCTCGATAATAACTGCGGGATCTATCGACTGGTTGGCTTGATTGTGATCCCGGGCAGCTTTCAAGTCAGAATATTATTCGTTTCCTCTTTGGTAACCTCAATGGGTGAGATAACAGAACTTTTGAAGCCACATTGTAACGgtcaaaatctttaacttaTTTAGCAATACAAAAATGATACATGAAATGCGGTGAAAACAAAATTTGGCACGCATGGAATGGAATACCGGTCATGCCAGTGCAGTGGCATGCTTCGTGCTTAGGCTTGTTTGCATCAATTATAGCACCCTTTGGAGGATTTTTTGCTAGTGGTTTGAAGAGAGCGTTCAAGATCAAGGTGGGTATTATTTCAATATCTGAACTAGCTAGGGATTGCATCAGTAACGATCACTCTCCCTGACAACAAAATACCGATTTTCCAGGATTTTGGAGACAGTATTCCAGGGCATGGTGGTTTTACTGATCGAATGGATTGCCAGGTATGCTGATCGAGCATCCCGAGTCCTTGTTATGGTATTCGTGTGGCTGTTTCCGCCAAAAAATTTATACCTATTTGTTTGTCCTGAACTAAATGCTAACAAGCATTCTGCATGTTACGCAGATGGTGATGGCTATATTTGCTTACATTTATTTTCAATCCTTCATTGTCACTCAGGTTAATTCAGTAGACATGATATTGGATCAGGTCCGTAAATATCATTCGAAATAATTAACGGGATTCAATAAATTCATTGTCACTAATTATTTCTACAGCACAAAAACATATTATTTCAAATCACTCCATTTGCAGATAACAAGAAACCTCAGCTTCGAGGAGCAGGAAAGACTGTATTATATGCTTGGTCAACTATTCAAAGAATAGCTAGCTATCTGGGAAGTCTTGAAGTTATGGAGGCTATGTCTCCTTTGACCTGATCTCCCGCGCTCAATTCTTTTTGTATTAAAAAATGCGAATTTCTTTTATAGAAGAATATGATAAAATCTTACATAAAGATGGATGGTTAAATCTTACATAAAATTTTACAAGTATTGCTGTTAGTTTATCGTTTGTCGTGTGTGGCGTTTAACTCTTCATGGGATTTCAGTAGATAACCATGGTCAAGTTCACAAATTTGGGAATAATTTCTCTGGACAGATTTAGCAAACACAGATCCAACAGCTAATAAGTGTGCTGCATGGCAAAATGTTGTTACTTGGTTATGTACTGGATTTCGGCTCGTTCTCTCAGCCATTCTAGCACTTTGGCTCCCTCAAGAACCTCTTGTACCTAAGCAAGATAAACATAAGATCACGCTAAAGAAAACGTTGATTCCATCTTGTAAAGATTCAATTTTTATCACCTGTGCTTTTACACGCTCCTCATCATATTCTTGGTTATGCTGTTTGAATTCAGCAGTCGAATTCTCAATTTCCTTCACCAGATCGTCGGTTAATATCTGcatcaaattcaaaattatatagCTTAAGCATTGACTACACTAGTATTTAAAGAACTAATGTTTTGCTTCAGAAAAACTTAAGTTGATGCTTGACCATAAAAAAGTAGGAAAATGCAATTGGGAGGAACAGAGGACCTTCCTTGGATTGCACATGAGCAAATTGGGTTTTCGAAATAATGTTAAGATTTAAACAAGCTATAAAAATCTACCTGCAGATTTTCACGCTTGAATATGTCGCCAACTGCTAGATTCTGCTTTATAATACTTGTTATATtttctctattgttttcaaggAAATTCTTCACTGCCTTTGGACTTGATAAAGATGGCAACTGTTGTTCATCAAGTTTTCTATTTGCCTAACCAAGAAACCGATCATGAGTATCGATTCTCCGAAGAGAGAAAAATTACACTCGGGAAAGGCAAAACTTCACCTGAATTTGTAAGAGTTGAGCTCCATATAGTTGTCTTCCTTGTTCTTCAAACAATGATGGAGGAATTTCTACTTCAACCATCTAAAAATTTAATAGGGACACATCAATATTaagttgaaataaaaaaaagaaggtTTCTTGCAAGCCAGGGTGCAAGAAAGAAGAGGGTTTTGATGCCGATCCAACATGCACAAGGaaataaatacatcaaaacGACACCGAACATAGAAATTATTCAGACGTTAGTAGGCAATACTTTGTGTAACTGGTCCAGAATAGCATTATCAGTTGCTTGTTCCTTAGCTGTTTGCtccaattcaagaaaattttgcaacaaaattcTCTTCGCCTGCAGAAAAATCTCCAGTAAGACTGTTGAGATGGAGATTAACGAATCAAGTAAAATCCATTTTTATCATACTAATATCAGGCACAACAACTTGCCTCCTCAATGGTTGTGCATCCGTTCAGAATCTTGTCAGCAAGAGAGTCGCTAAGTTCAGGTAAATCTCTGTAAAACAGTTCCTTGCATTCTACCTTAAACAGAATGTGGCATCAAGGTCATACTAATTTATCAAGAACAGTTTATTTACCACAACAAACACTAAAGTCTCAACTAGATATAGAATTACAGATGTCTAAAACTACAAATCGGGGGTATGTATAGCAGAAGCAAGAGTAAATATACATATTAACTTAGCAATGCAGAAACAATTATTGAAAGTAACTCAAATCAAAAATTAGATGCCAAGATGctcccaaattcaatacaaagAAACATAATCTCTAAATTGGTATATAGAAGTGGACTATGTGCGAAGATACTCAGGCTCAGAGCAGTCATTGCCAAAGTAAAAATAATCACAACAATTAGCTTTTCTTTTATGAAAAGCTACAAAATACATTACAAaatagataaaaataaaaatgactcATAATGCTTTCATACACATGTCAGCGCATTATACAAAATCTTGCTTCAGAGCACaataaaaaatcttaaaatggtCTCTATTAGAATAAAAAGGAACAAACCGTGAATTGAGCACAAACTCCGCGAAGATCTTCCTGCTTCCAAGAATCAGGAAATACAAATGGAAATGACTTTGTTTCACCGCGTTTCATCCCAGTAATTGcgatcaaaaaatttggaaaaactcTATCTCCATCTTCTGTATCAAACTGAAATCCTGAAAGACAAGCAAACATTCTCAAACACACATCTGGCATACCAATAAACTCAAAACTTACATATATAGAACTTTGTTTCTACTTTTCCATTTATGCATGATCTACAAGGTTAAAATTAAATTACATGacacaaatcataatttttAGGAGACACTTCAGGTTGATGTTATCAATATAAAGCTCCAAGCCTATAAACAAATCTGTTTTCTTTCCTGTTCATATCCTTCCACTGCTTCTGTTACACACAAACTGTAATAATCTTAAGGTATAAAAGAAACAGTACCCCACAGCTAATAATTGATGTACACATGATTTGAGTAAGAACACGGAACGAACAAACGAAGTCACACAAGTATTTGAAGCAAACCTTTACTCTCTGCAGATGGTATAGTTTTACGAGTTGACTCATCTTGCTCAATTGTAGTGGCTGATATATCAAGAATTGCAACATCACCTAGCTGCAAAGGTTTTAAGCTCGCTTCATTTTTTCTACTAGCTTGCAAATTTATTGGAAATTGCTAGAAAAAATTTAGCCATTGGCTCATTGCATTGAAGTTCCTTGTGATTCATATATAAACATTCTCAAAAGAAAAGCgaaaccaaaaaataaaaacctCAATCATGATAATACAAACTTTCAAAGACAAGCCATGTCGAAAGTTCAGTTGCCTGAATATCAGCAAAAGAATTTtggaaaatgataaaataagaATCATAGTATATACCGTATAGACACTAGTAAAGAGCCATTCATAGAATTACCTCTTCTCTTCAGTGACAACAGGGAAATTAGataaaaagaaaaacataagGTCAGAAGCTTTTCTAAAAGAACTAAGACCTCGTAATTCAAGTCTTGAATTTCCACATAGGTACATCAAGAACCCTGACTTCCTAATATCAGGAAATTATGAAGTGTCATTTACCTCCAGTCCTCTGCCAGTCACAATTCTTAGTGCACCGAGGGCCTTGAGACGACGACTGAATTCTTGCTCAGCGGCAGTTGCAGCATCTATTTCCATGTCAATGTCAACAACAATTTTTAGATTCTTGTATCCATCTTCAGGAATCCATTTGAGTTCAGGTGCCACTTCGACAATAACATCATATCTATGCTCCATGTTTTGAAGAATGAAAATTAGCATTAGCACATGAATCGATTCCATATAGGCACATGCATCATAAACATGAAATGAAATCCAGAAGCATCCTGAtcccaaagaaaaaaaaaacccagaAGCACACTATAACCAATCCACAAgtgaaagtcaaagggttgtTTTTATTTGTCTGATGGACCTTGCGTGCAATTTTCCCACATGGTTCCCTTCAAAAAATGGTTAATATACTTTCTGTAGCCAAATACTTAATGAAACTTCCTTATCAACAAGTATAATTCGCGGTAAACATACAGCAGCAGTCTgttcaaaaaattataataataataaatgatgGACAGACCTCAGAAATTTCAGAGAAGAATACGTGTTCTCCATTTCTGGAAATTTAGTTGAAATGCGAATTGAATCTTCAAGAGCTCTCCCACTCACCTATGAAGTAACATGAATCAATTGCAacttaagcaattaaaatatcaGCTTCAGCAAGGATATCTTTACCATGTTATCAAAATTCAAGATGAATGTTTCCTCAAAAAACAATCAAGATGAATGAAGATGCCTCAATTTAGCACAAAGATAACACTGGTCTTTTGCTGTCAGAAATAAATCTGCATTTAATCTATTTATTTCTTTTCTGTACCAAAAAAACATGGCTGCTCTATCTGCAGTCTTAACAAAACTACGCAATACAGCGTATACGAGACCGGCATAAAAATTCACGAGATATCCCAGTTCCAcataaataaatccccaaaAAAATCGATCAACAGTTGAGGAGACATGGAATAAACACCAGATTATAGAAAAAAGGCGCACCGAAGACATTGCATGTGGAAGTGTTCTCTCTAAGATAGATTCAACTACAGCCTTCTTAACAATTCCCTTTCCAACATAACCAATAAGGATATCCTCTGGAACATTCTTCCCGGGGCGAAACCCTGGGACCTGTAAAGTGATGATGCAGAGGTTAGAACAAAGACACACCCCATTACACATTTCAGATGGAATCACTAATTGACATTTAAGTGGAAACTAAAGAATGAAAACCAGACATTAATAGTAATTAAACAATGACAACTAATAAGTACCTTGGACCGTTTCATTAACTCTTTGAGAACTCTTTTATAACAGTCATCGCATACTGCAGCAGGAACCTCCACACTCAACCTTACCTGCATAAAAAAATCCATATTAGTCTTACGAACTAAAATCTGACTACTCAGAGCAAAGTAGAGCACCTGCGAACCCTCGTGAACTCAGAAAAACAGATATAGAAAAATGCAAAACTcgatttcaaagaaaaatgtgaactTGGAGTTAAAATGCCTAGAAAAATGTCTATTTAATTACCGGAAAACAATAAGAAATCTGCAATAACATAAAAAAGATTGAAAAATGCAACACTTGACAATTTCAAAGCACAATGTGATCTTGGTGTCAAAATGCCAAGAAAAAATGTCTAATCAATTGCCGGGCAACAATAATAAATCGGAAAGGACCATCAATTGAAAAGGGATACGAACTTAACCACTCAAAAATcaataataaaaaagaaataaCACTGACTCTAGAATTCGGTTCCGGTGTCTCAATAACTTGAATGTCAGCGGGAAGCTTATCACCAACGGAACTATCGACAGTAGCTGGGGCTGCTGATGCTACGAAGCGGGTAATTACTTTTTCACAGGGCAAGTACTTGGGATGAACGAATCGGCGGGGCGATGTTGTGAATGAGGACCGCTGAATTCCCTTGAAGGGCTTAAGATATTGAGCAATGGGAAGTGAACGAGTACAAGAAAAAAAGACGGCTGCAGCGGGTTTCCATTGAAAGAATTTCTGGGCTGTTACAGTGGTAGAGCTGCAGAACTCCATTGTTGGAGTGGCCAATTTTCTTGGAGCTGCACAAAGAGagattccaaatggtttttacAAACGGGGGAAGATAAGATATTTTTTATGAGCTTAAAGACGTTGACGTAACGAATTGCTTTTTCGTGCTCTGTTCTCAAAAGATGACAAGGACATATATTAAATTCAAgaacttcattattttaatttgttaatcGAAGATTAGCGAGTATAAGTAGATGGGTATGAGGTTAAAGACAAATTAACCGTACGAAACGGTGGAACCTCAAAAGCAACAACCTTAAAGTAAGGCGTCATGAAAGTAGTTACCTTTTCTGCCACCACACCATCTGCTTCTGCTTTAAACATGTTCCTACTTCTTCCACAAGTTCTTAGATAAAGGACCCACCTCATTATTTTGATTGGAACTCCAAATCCGAGAGAAGAAATGGAAGGAGTGGGTTCGAGACAGAGCCGGGCGTCGTCGAGGTACGGTTCCAGCCCTGCAGCGCCGGTGTTCAGCGGTCCTGTGAGAAAGTGGAAGAAGCAGTGGGTCAGCTCTCGTCCCACTAACACCAGTGGGAACAACCGTAACGACGGGCCTCCGCTGCTCCTCTGCCGCTGGACCCCACTGTCCACCGGAGCTGATGAACCCCGGAAACGCCGCTTCCGATACACTCCGGTATGTGGGTTTTTTTCCACGCGCACTTTCTTTTATTCATTTTGGAGTTTGGTTGGAGTTGGGTAAAGGTCTTTATCCTTGGCGCTGCAGGTCGTTCCCATCGAGAAGGGAGACACAGAAAGCGTTGAAAGGTTGAGGAATGAAGACAAATTAAGCGAAAGGAATCAAACGAAAGGCTTCAGGAATGGTAGTGAAGCTAGCAACGGAGATATCTCTACTGAGGAAACTCAGGTTTTTCGCTTTTCAACTCtttttttttgcatttgttttgttttgtgtttcCTGTGTGTGTGTTCGCTCACTTTTCTGCTCTAGTTTTTGCATTTGTTTTGTCGTGTTTCCTTTGTGCTTGTGTATTTTCTTCTACATTGATGAAGTTCAGGTACGTGAGTAGTCAACATTCTTTACTTCAATGCCCCCAAAAATTCTCTCAGACAAGATCGAAGTCAAGTTGCAGAGCATTATTTCTAAGCTATGGATTCCTGCttctgttaaaaaaaaaaagaaaaaataacttGTAATCTTTCCACTTGATACTCTGGAAATCAATTAATTTGCAGGAACTTAGTGAAGATCAGTGTGACTCAAATAAAATTGCGGTCGAAGGCTTGTTCTCCAAAGAGAAAAAGAAGCGTGATCGTTAGCCAAGGGTTGTAATTATAAATCCTCGCCAAAATTCTATCAGGcgcatattatttttcttgaatgCCTGTTTGGCTATTTGCTTAGATGCTGTACCGCTCCCTAAATATTCACCAAATTTTACATAGCTTCTGCTGTGTTTCAATAAGCGTTTCGAATAATGCACAAGGCGCATCCAGTCTCGACAGTTTGAAAGGGTTCAAGTCCACAGTAGTGCACGTTCATCAGACCGCTTATCTTGGATATCTCGTCACTACATCGGGATAAATCAAATAGACATCTCGATTCTGCCTCTGCGTGTTCAAAATTTCGAATAACATGAAGCGTGTAATTCACAAGTAATAACCACCAAATCTCAGTACGTCCTGGTCGCGAGCACAATTTGTGTGCTGGTATGTCTCACGGCTGGGATCGGATCCTATTTCAGCTTCCTCATTGTTAATCGCCACAGTAACAACAACTTCCGCTGGCCTTATAACTCTGTCATGCAGGATGTATCCTGCCTGTGGTGGGAACAAAACGAAACTATCAATGAACCATGCAGAGACATGTCTAAAGTTTCGaaacaaaaatttgaaagaaatcCAGGCTCCAGCCCCGTTATCCCGAAAACAAATATGTGAAATACAAGGCAATGCATCTGGTAATAAACACCTTTAGAAGGATCGCCATAACGTTAAGCCTCACCTTAGGAAGCTAAAGCTCTTCCCCACAATACCTCTAACAATACGAATAAACACTCCAACCACCACAGTCAAATACCTCAAATAAATTTAATCAATCAAGCTAGCTCCATTATTATGAATTACCTCACttcaaaatccatagtaattaGTAACAGAGAAATGAACGGCAACTAGAAAGCGCATAATTAAAACCAATGGCTAGATAAAAGATGGAACGGCCACTCAATCCTAAATTTTTACAGCAAGCTAGAGAAATAAGCATATCATAATTGACTGATATTAACAGAAAATTATGCTTCAGGTAAAAAAATTCCTCAAATGGTTTCACTCCGACAACTTGacgatatgaaaatgtttaaggtTAGGTTGAAAACTACAAACACCGTAACAGAACAATAAAAACTTGCAAAGATACCAACTTTTCAGCACAACCAGCAAAAGGCCTAAACCCTAGCAAAACCCAAAATTCCCTTTATCAAGAACaaatgaaaaagggaaatcaaAAGAGTACCTGACCATTGGGGTAAATTAACTGATTAGAGAAAGTGGAGACGTATTTCCGGTCACCGCGGCAGACGTGGAGCGGCGAGTTGCGGCACCGGGACAACGCGATCCTCGAAAATGGATGGCTATCCTGGTCACCGACATAGCCGATTAGCTGTGGAATAAAGAGGAGATTGCTGGCTGGCAGCACAACAGAAAAAGGATGCATTGTTAAATGAGTTAGTTATCCCCAAAAATATAGCAAAAGCGCTAGAAGATCTCCATTAAAGTTACGGGTAGCGAGCTATTGGCCACTCATGAAAATTTGGTTCGTTTCTTAAATTTATCCAATTGTGCTCGAGTTTAAAGATAATCAGCTTGTCGCGAGCTTGGCTCATTCATGTCGAGGTCGGTCTCAACCAGTTTGTTGGACTTGAGTGTATAATAATTTGTTTTGTCTCGTACAAAAATCTGAGTACAAGAGAAGTTATTCATTCTATAAAACGATAAGTCAATCCTCTTAAATTATTATATCTCAGTTGATTTTTTGGCTAATTATGTTCGACGAACTTGAAAATGAATTTGGTTAACGAGCTCGATAAATTATCTTATTTAATGAGTTGTTTGTCTGTTCGAGCTGTTTAGCTCGAACCAAACTTGTTAAACATGATAAATGAGTTATTAACGAACCGATCTCAAGTTATTTGCAgttgaataatttttaaatgagccgagctcgagcttcaCAATAAAAGCTCGAATCAAATTTTAGTCGAGAttgaacacacacacacacaaacaggGCCGGCCCTTTCCAATGGCAAACTGGGCCCATGCCCAGGGCCCCATTTTGATGGGGgccccaaatttttttaatatatatatatataatagtatTGGGACCCAAATAATtactttaattatattatatatataataagacctaaatatgataaaaaaaaaattataacagcAGCATGTTCAATACTCAAATCGTAAGACTCAATTTTCGATTTCGGCGGATGAAGCTATACGATCTGACCAATCTCTAACCTCCATTCCAATTGTCTTCTATCATCTCAATTTTGTTTCAGCACTCATCGTTGCTCCTCGTCATCCCTTAGTAAATTTTTTATCGTCGAAGATTAGATGTATGAATTTTCAAAAcctaattttgaaatttgggACTTttgttgaatttgattttgaattGCTAAATTAACTGGTGTTAAATTAAATTAGCACatgcattttgaattttaatagttcattgtgaatttttttggataattttataattatgaaTGTGAAGGATAATTCTTTATagttcaattatttttttgcGGTTGTTCTTGGTGTAGTATCACTTGAAGAAATAGGATGCCTAGAAAATACCCATCTGGAAGttcaaaaaggaaaaaaaagcaAACAGAAAAGAAGATGACCCAATCAATGAAAGGCTCTATGGATaagtttgttttgaaagaatcGAGTATAGTTCAAGAAAATTTGATTGTTGATGTCGATAATCTGAGCGCACAAGAAAATCATTCTGACGAACAAATAGAAGAGATGTATGTTGCAAACACTATGGGTATTGAGGAAAATGAAAACATAGATCATTCTCTGAATATATTTGATCCAAGAGTTTGGAATAGCCTTGATACAAAAATGAGGGATTTACTCGTTGAAAAAGGCCCCATTAGAGAGGTTAATTTTGAATACCCACATGATGAACTTGGTAGACATTTTTCCTCAGAGCATTATAATAGAGTGCTTCCAAACAAAACAAGTCATGAAAGAAAATGGCTAGTTTATTCAAAGGAGTTAGATAAAGTATTTTGTTTCTGCTGTAGGCTTTTCAAAACACTTCCATCACGAAGTCAATTAGCAGAAGACGGATCTAGAGATTGGAAGCATCTAAGTGAGAAGCTTAGAGAACACAAAAAATGTCGTGAACATCTTGCTAATTTGAGATCGATGGTGGAGTTACAAGTGAGGTTGAGGAAAAATGAAACAATTGACAAAGAATTGCAGGAACAGATTAAAAATGAAACACACCGTTGGAGAGGGGTTTTGACAAGAATTATAGCAGTGGTAAAATTTTtggctaaaaatattttgtcatttcgtggaaaaaatgaaaatatggaGGATAGTTCAAAGGGTAATTTCCTGGACTTGATTGAGATGATTGCCGAGTTTGATCCTATAATGCAAGAACATCTTCGGCTCATTAAAGGAAAAGAAATTCATCATCATTACCTCAgtcataaaattcaaaatgagttGATAACGaatatgtcattaaaagtgaaaAATGTTGTCATTGAAAAGGTTAAGAAAGCAAAGTATTATTCAGtgatacttgattttactcctGATGCAAGCCACAAGGAACAAATGACTTTAATATTACGGTGTGTTGATGTGTCATGCGTTCCTGTAAAAATTGAGGAATACTTTATAGAATTTCTGAATGTTGAAAACACGAGTGGATTGAGCATTTTCAATGAATTGTGTGCTGCATTGAACTCTCTTGGACTTGATATTGATAATATAAGAGGACAAGGTTATGATAATGGCTCCAACATGAAAGGAAAACATCAAGGTGTTCAGAAAAGATTGCTTGATATAAATCCAAGAGCCTTTTATATGCCGTGTGGTAGTCATTGTCTTAATTTGGTTATTTGTGATATGGCAAACTCTTGTGTTAAAGCAAAATCTTTTTTTGGAGCATGTCAATGCATGTATACCGTGTTCTCAAATTCTACAAAACGTTGGAGTATTCTACTTGACTGTTTGGATAATTTGACACTCAAGTCATTGTGCACCACGAGATGGGAAAGTCATATCGAAAGTGTCAAGGCCATTAAGTCACAAGTTGGGCAAATCAGAGAAGCTTTACTTAAGGTAGCGGATTTAACTGAGGATGCAAGATTATCCAGGGATGCTAGATTGTTAGCAACACATGAACTTAGTAGCTTTGAATTTTTGTTAAGTTTGgtgatttgatatgatattctCTACAACATAAACTCGGTTAGTAAATCCTTACAATCTGAAACGATGCATATTGATGTTGCGGTGAAACAATTGAAAGGGCTTGTTTCTTTTTTTGAGAATTACAGGGAAGAAGGATTTGCATCTGCCATAAATTCTGCTAAAGAAATTGCTTCCAATATTAGAGTCGACATTGTATTTCCTGAGCGACGACAAGCTTCTAGAAAGAGACAGTTTGATGAGGTTGCTAATACTGAAAGAGAACCACAAACAGCTGAGGAATGCTTTAGGACTGATTATTTTCTTGTTGTGGTCGATATTGCTCTTTTGGAGTTGAGAAGTAGATTTGAGCAATTGAATAATTTTGAAGAGATGTTTGGGTTTCTGTTGGATGGAAAACAGTTAATGGCATTGGATGAAGATCATTTGAGAAAATGTTGTGTGAATCTTGAATCTGCTTTGAAAAAGGATGATGCGTCTGATATTGATGCTCATGATCTGCTTTTAGAATTACAAATGTTGCAAGAGATGCTACCTCTTGAAGCTTACGACACAAATAAATCTTGGACAGCCATTAAAATTTTGGAGTTTGCATTGAAAATGGATGTTTTTCCTACAGTTGTGGTTGCGTATCAAATTTTATTGACTATTCCTGTAACTGTAGCATCAGCTGAGAGAAGCTTTTCcaagttaaaattattgaaatctTATTTGAGAACCACAATGAGTCAAGAGAGATTGAATAGTTTGGCGATCCTCTGCATCGAAAAAGACATACTGGAGGATATCTCATATGACGACATAATTGATGACTTTGCTTCAAAAAACGCAAGAAGTGTGCGTTTTAAATAATATTGATTgttgaataaattattttgagAAATTATGTAAACATTTTTCTATGTGTAGTTTTCTTATTTACACATTTTGGTTTACTTTGATTTtgctatttaatttttttaatatacatttgaatttcGAATCAATACAAGAGGACCAATACAAGAGGACCATATTATAAGTTTCGCCCATGACCTCTTTTTTCTTAGGACCGCCCCTGCAcacaaatatttatatatatatatatatatatatatatatatatatatatatatatatatatatatatatatatatatatatatattaaattggtCGAGCTCAAGCTCGAACTGTACTATTCTGCTCTTGTTGTATCTCTTTTAAAGGCATGTAGACGCAGGggtatattgatctctgaaagTACTGAAAATTAGAGTTTTTCTATAGGTTTTAGAATTGTTTCTATAAGTTTTAGAACCATCCAGGATTTCCTATTTTGACtacttattaaaaataaaattaaataaaatgttactaaattaa is a window encoding:
- the LOC142525756 gene encoding trigger factor-like protein TIG, Chloroplastic isoform X2, with protein sequence MRWVLYLRTCGRSRNMFKAEADGVVAEKVRLSVEVPAAVCDDCYKRVLKELMKRSKVPGFRPGKNVPEDILIGYVGKGIVKKAVVESILERTLPHAMSSVSGRALEDSIRISTKFPEMENTYSSLKFLRYDVIVEVAPELKWIPEDGYKNLKIVVDIDMEIDAATAAEQEFSRRLKALGALRIVTGRGLELGDVAILDISATTIEQDESTRKTIPSAESKGFQFDTEDGDRVFPNFLIAITGMKRGETKSFPFVFPDSWKQEDLRGVCAQFTVECKELFYRDLPELSDSLADKILNGCTTIEEAKRILLQNFLELEQTAKEQATDNAILDQLHKMVEVEIPPSLFEEQGRQLYGAQLLQIQANRKLDEQQLPSLSSPKAVKNFLENNRENITSIIKQNLAVGDIFKRENLQILTDDLVKEIENSTAEFKQHNQEYDEERVKAQVQEVLEGAKVLEWLRERAEIQYITK
- the LOC142526144 gene encoding uncharacterized protein LOC142526144 gives rise to the protein MPRKYPSGSSKRKKKQTEKKMTQSMKGSMDKFVLKESSIVQENLIVDVDNLSAQENHSDEQIEEMYVANTMGIEENENIDHSLNIFDPRVWNSLDTKMRDLLVEKGPIREVNFEYPHDELGRHFSSEHYNRVLPNKTSHERKWLVYSKELDKVFCFCCRLFKTLPSRSQLAEDGSRDWKHLSEKLREHKKCREHLANLRSMVELQVRLRKNETIDKELQEQIKNETHRWRGVLTRIIAVVKFLAKNILSFRGKNENMEDSSKGNFLDLIEMIAEFDPIMQEHLRLIKGKEIHHHYLSHKIQNELITNMSLKVKNVVIEKVKKAKYYSVILDFTPDASHKEQMTLILRCVDVSCVPVKIEEYFIEFLNVENTSGLSIFNELCAALNSLGLDIDNIRGQGYDNGSNMKGKHQGVQKRLLDINPRAFYMPCGSHCLNLVICDMANSCVKAKSFFGACQCMYTVFSNSTKRWSILLDCLDNLTLKSLCTTRWESHIESVKAIKSQVGQIREALLKVADLTEDARLSRDARLLATHELSSFEFLLSLVI
- the LOC142525756 gene encoding trigger factor-like protein TIG, Chloroplastic isoform X1 gives rise to the protein MEFCSSTTVTAQKFFQWKPAAAVFFSCTRSLPIAQYLKPFKGIQRSSFTTSPRRFVHPKYLPCEKVITRFVASAAPATVDSSVGDKLPADIQVIETPEPNSRVRLSVEVPAAVCDDCYKRVLKELMKRSKVPGFRPGKNVPEDILIGYVGKGIVKKAVVESILERTLPHAMSSVSGRALEDSIRISTKFPEMENTYSSLKFLRYDVIVEVAPELKWIPEDGYKNLKIVVDIDMEIDAATAAEQEFSRRLKALGALRIVTGRGLELGDVAILDISATTIEQDESTRKTIPSAESKGFQFDTEDGDRVFPNFLIAITGMKRGETKSFPFVFPDSWKQEDLRGVCAQFTVECKELFYRDLPELSDSLADKILNGCTTIEEAKRILLQNFLELEQTAKEQATDNAILDQLHKMVEVEIPPSLFEEQGRQLYGAQLLQIQANRKLDEQQLPSLSSPKAVKNFLENNRENITSIIKQNLAVGDIFKRENLQILTDDLVKEIENSTAEFKQHNQEYDEERVKAQVQEVLEGAKVLEWLRERAEIQYITK
- the LOC142526145 gene encoding uncharacterized protein LOC142526145, whose translation is MHIDVAVKQLKGLVSFFENYREEGFASAINSAKEIASNIRVDIVFPERRQASRKRQFDEVANTEREPQTAEECFRTDYFLVVVDIALLELRSRFEQLNNFEEMFGFLLDGKQLMALDEDHLRKCCVNLESALKKDDASDIDAHDLLLELQMLQEMLPLEAYDTNKSWTAIKILEFALKMDVFPTVVVAYQILLTIPVTVASAERSFSKLKLLKSYLRTTMSQERLNSLAILCIEKDILEDISYDDIIDDFASKNARSVRFK
- the LOC142525757 gene encoding uncharacterized protein LOC142525757, which produces MEGVGSRQSRASSRYGSSPAAPVFSGPVRKWKKQWVSSRPTNTSGNNRNDGPPLLLCRWTPLSTGADEPRKRRFRYTPVVPIEKGDTESVERLRNEDKLSERNQTKGFRNGSEASNGDISTEETQELSEDQCDSNKIAVEGLFSKEKKKRDR